Proteins found in one Planctomycetes bacterium MalM25 genomic segment:
- the groS_2 gene encoding 10 kDa chaperonin — MAKGINLRPLDDRVVVAPLEAEEVTAGGIVLPDSAREKPQRGKVVAVGQGKLLDSGERGSLSIGLGDEVIYGKYGGAEVEVDGDEYKILRESDILAKVTG; from the coding sequence ATGGCTAAAGGCATCAATCTCCGTCCGCTGGACGATCGTGTTGTTGTGGCTCCGCTCGAGGCGGAGGAGGTCACCGCGGGCGGCATCGTGCTGCCGGACTCGGCCCGTGAGAAGCCGCAGCGTGGCAAGGTCGTCGCCGTCGGGCAGGGCAAGCTGCTCGACTCGGGCGAACGCGGCTCGCTGTCGATCGGCCTCGGCGACGAGGTCATCTACGGCAAGTACGGCGGCGCCGAAGTGGAAGTCGATGGCGACGAGTACAAGATCCTCCGCGAGTCGGACATCCTGGCGAAGGTGACGGGCTGA